A region from the Desulfomarina profundi genome encodes:
- a CDS encoding transposase: MSLVSREMFAIDGCKMPSNASVTWSGTRADFQKKVTKMETAIANMVNHHHMNDQEKSDENIKEKKEKYVKSLRKNIKKVQKWLDNNDDRMGKGKRPVKSNITDNESAKMKTSKGVIQGYNGVTAVDSKTQVIVAAEAYGQGSEQDLLEPMIDKISENLQETGKDDDVFKDAKLLADSGYHTNKNMEMLAEKEIDAYVADNQFRKRDPRFKDYGRYKDRTRKERAKREGRKNIFVPADFTFPEDLSYCICPAGKRLYRSGGNIFTKGHHSVRFQAPQSACVSCKLRSKCLRYPDRTKTRQVAYFTGRMDKKKKTSCAEKMKRKIDSAAGRAIYSMRLAIGEPPFAHIRSTIGLNRFTLRSKKKVNIQWNLFCIIHNLKKVHAYGMGFV; this comes from the coding sequence TTGTCGCTGGTCAGCAGAGAGATGTTTGCCATTGACGGCTGCAAAATGCCCAGCAACGCTTCTGTTACCTGGAGCGGAACCAGGGCTGATTTTCAGAAAAAAGTAACGAAGATGGAAACAGCTATAGCAAATATGGTCAACCACCATCATATGAATGACCAGGAAAAGAGTGATGAAAATATCAAAGAGAAAAAAGAAAAATATGTAAAATCCCTGCGTAAAAATATAAAGAAGGTACAGAAATGGCTGGATAATAATGATGATCGGATGGGAAAAGGTAAAAGACCTGTCAAATCCAATATTACCGACAATGAATCCGCTAAGATGAAGACCTCAAAAGGTGTTATCCAGGGCTATAACGGTGTTACCGCCGTGGACAGTAAAACCCAGGTGATAGTAGCCGCCGAAGCCTATGGTCAAGGCAGTGAGCAGGACCTGCTGGAACCGATGATTGACAAAATCAGCGAAAATTTACAGGAAACCGGAAAAGACGACGATGTCTTTAAAGATGCAAAACTCCTGGCAGACAGCGGATACCATACAAATAAAAATATGGAGATGCTGGCGGAAAAAGAGATAGACGCGTATGTAGCCGATAACCAGTTCAGAAAACGGGATCCCAGGTTCAAAGATTACGGCAGATATAAGGATCGAACAAGAAAAGAACGGGCCAAACGAGAAGGCAGAAAGAACATCTTTGTACCTGCTGATTTTACCTTTCCCGAAGATCTGAGTTACTGTATCTGCCCTGCCGGGAAACGGCTCTATAGAAGTGGTGGGAATATCTTTACCAAAGGCCATCATTCTGTCCGGTTCCAGGCACCCCAATCCGCCTGTGTTTCCTGCAAACTGAGGTCAAAATGTCTTCGTTATCCTGATCGCACCAAAACACGTCAGGTTGCCTATTTTACCGGGCGCATGGATAAAAAGAAGAAAACCAGTTGCGCAGAAAAGATGAAGCGAAAAATAGATTCAGCCGCTGGCAGGGCCATCTATTCCATGCGATTGGCAATAGGAGAACCACCTTTTGCCCATATCAGATCAACAATCGGTCTGAACAGATTTACCCTGAGATCGAAAAAGAAGGTGAATATCCAGTGGAACCTTTTCTGCATTATCCATAACCTTAAAAAGGTGCATGCATATGGAATGGGTTTTGTGTAG
- a CDS encoding HNH endonuclease codes for MFKDQVIERILNEFGEPSRTTAKVKAWDITQEIGLVIQTDSPNKVDHAFVWLPYPPENGEIPEVALEYAGETGRHSNTYASPGLEKGKPALKLIITSPNELDDLIQYIIAYKSFAPLPKIKSNPLVQQNGTSRTKEDLQTVDVDSMPKPQPKKTRRKAIPRTVQREVWQRDGGMCVECGSKAYLCFDHIVPFSKGGSNTVRNIQLLCENCNLSKGNRI; via the coding sequence ATGTTTAAAGATCAGGTGATTGAACGTATATTAAATGAATTTGGCGAGCCATCCCGTACTACTGCAAAAGTAAAAGCATGGGATATTACCCAGGAAATTGGTTTGGTCATTCAAACAGATTCTCCCAATAAAGTTGATCATGCTTTTGTTTGGTTACCCTATCCTCCTGAAAACGGAGAAATTCCTGAGGTTGCTCTTGAGTATGCAGGTGAAACCGGACGGCATAGTAATACATATGCTTCGCCGGGATTAGAAAAAGGAAAACCAGCACTTAAACTCATAATTACCAGCCCAAATGAACTTGATGACCTAATTCAGTATATAATTGCATATAAATCATTTGCTCCACTGCCAAAGATAAAGTCCAATCCGTTAGTGCAGCAAAATGGCACTAGCCGAACAAAAGAAGATTTACAGACAGTTGACGTTGATAGTATGCCGAAACCTCAACCCAAAAAAACAAGGCGTAAAGCGATTCCAAGAACGGTGCAGAGAGAAGTTTGGCAACGTGATGGAGGTATGTGCGTTGAGTGTGGTTCTAAAGCATATTTATGTTTTGATCATATCGTTCCATTTTCTAAAGGTGGTAGTAATACGGTACGGAATATCCAATTATTGTGTGAAAATTGCAATTTATCTAAGGGCAACAGAATTTAA
- a CDS encoding ExeA family protein, translating into MNNKRLLALFGLKWNPFLPNIPVHSLWPAPGIDTFLFQIENLVMDGGFALMAGEPGLGKSKNLQYLSHKLERLENVVVGVMERPQSSIADFYREMGDLFGVNLTPSNRYGGFKALRERWRQHITSTLFRPILLIDEAQEMVTCNLNELRLMGSAQFDSECLLTVILCGDLTLPERFRSNNLLALGSRIRFRRILSPYDKKELRNYLEYCLKQAGAPQLMTKPLMSALVEHSAGNLRLLNVMAAELLTTAAQRELTQLDEQLFLEMYSPTPQKKRSR; encoded by the coding sequence ATGAATAATAAGCGTCTTCTTGCACTGTTCGGTCTGAAATGGAATCCGTTTCTTCCCAACATTCCAGTACACTCTTTATGGCCGGCACCGGGAATAGATACCTTCCTCTTTCAAATTGAAAATCTGGTCATGGATGGCGGATTCGCACTCATGGCCGGAGAACCCGGGCTTGGTAAATCAAAAAATCTTCAATATCTTTCCCATAAACTTGAACGGTTGGAAAACGTCGTGGTTGGTGTTATGGAAAGACCTCAATCAAGTATTGCAGACTTTTACCGTGAGATGGGGGATCTCTTTGGTGTCAATCTTACCCCATCCAACAGATACGGTGGATTTAAAGCTCTCCGGGAAAGGTGGCGACAGCATATTACATCAACTTTGTTCAGACCAATACTCCTGATTGACGAGGCTCAGGAAATGGTGACCTGTAACCTCAATGAATTGCGGTTGATGGGGAGTGCTCAGTTTGATTCAGAATGTTTACTGACTGTTATTCTTTGCGGGGATCTCACTCTTCCTGAACGTTTTCGGAGCAATAATCTTCTTGCTCTGGGAAGTCGTATCAGGTTTAGAAGAATACTTTCACCATATGACAAAAAAGAACTGAGAAATTATCTGGAGTATTGTCTGAAACAAGCCGGAGCACCTCAGTTAATGACAAAACCACTTATGTCGGCACTTGTGGAACATAGTGCCGGCAATTTGAGACTACTCAATGTCATGGCAGCAGAACTGCTTACCACCGCAGCGCAACGTGAGCTTACTCAGCTTGATGAACAACTCTTTCTGGAAATGTATTCCCCCACACCACAAAAAAAAAGATCACGTTAA